One stretch of Zingiber officinale cultivar Zhangliang chromosome 6B, Zo_v1.1, whole genome shotgun sequence DNA includes these proteins:
- the LOC121992070 gene encoding transcription factor MYB4-like: MDASSWESEVQKQTGRMVRAPCCEKMGQNKGPWTPEEDKVLVDYIQRYGHGNWRALPKLAGLLRCGKSCRLRWVNYLKPDIKRGNFTKEEEDTIIRLHQQLGNRWSAIAASLPGRTDNEIKNVWNTHLKKLMDPETAQIEPTKKRRKKKGDSAMSVFADQSQISESSLDAREESSSSEIDERFWLDVLSISDGSESSMNSTTVELHPPTSNSTSSVAMALMNWNDNDDDMEFWQKLSKGIGDWMEFSHV; the protein is encoded by the exons ATGGATGCCTCAAGTTGGGAAAGCGAGGTTCAGAAACAAACAGGGAGAATGGTGAGGGCTCCTTGCTGTGAGAAGATGGGCCAAAACAAGGGGCCATGGACGCCGGAGGAGGACAAGGTTTTGGTAGACTACATACAGAGATATGGCCATGGAAATTGGAGAGCCCTACCTAAACTAGCTG GGCTTTTGAGGTGCGGAAAGAGTTGCAGGCTCCGGTGGGTGAACTACCTGAAGCCGGATATCAAACgaggaaacttcaccaaggaggaagaagacacgATCATCAGATTGCACCAACAGCTAGGGAACAG ATGGTCAGCAATTGCTGCGAGTTTGCCTGGTAGAACAGACAACGAGATCAAGAACGTATGGAACACTCACTTGAAGAAGCTGATGGACCCTGAGACTGCACAGATAGAGCCgacgaagaagaggaggaagaagaaaggtgacTCAGCAATGTCAGTGTTTGCTGATCAATCTCAGATCAGCGAGAGCAGTCTGGATGCTAGAGAAGAAAGCTCTAGTTCTGAGATCGATGAGAGATTTTGGTTGGACGTGTTGTCGATTTCCGACGGCTCTGAGTCATCGATGAACTCAACGACGGTAGAACTCCACCCTCCGACTAGCAACTCGACCAGTTCAGTTGCCATGGCACTGATGAATTGGAACGACAACGATGATGATATGGAATTTTGGCAAAAACTCTCCAAGGGGATTGGGGACTGGATGGAATTCTCACACGTTTAG